The Podospora pseudopauciseta strain CBS 411.78 chromosome 2 map unlocalized CBS411.78m_2, whole genome shotgun sequence genome has a window encoding:
- a CDS encoding uncharacterized protein (COG:F; EggNog:ENOG503NWDH) has translation MAPLTDEDYHSILTTELPSSSDPILQKYLSSRTALINEEYKQRSVTERQNKADSSFRQALSPIAKAACRIVDRIRDEEHHHVTTTPLTPDAMIKPKSWQIIQRLPKGGLLRAQMDALALANVDHLITLALETPGMCLSSSNGNLATAEARGDTTRRVEIRFRKNDQKSEQSIWSSDYESGTFVPLTNAADDYPEGGRSGFSKWLKARCGIVSRSDDSITTTTPQTEKTESFSSAEGRADSRLLRGMLYYEPIFRKFLRHLLVQLMEDGLSWSELRLTFPLDYYRTGLESPEPDSDQLFVVIGQEAASYCRQATTTPDDPGQRPPFWGFRIIWSTTRNQNQRSIIEDADSCIAAKMIWSDLVAGYDLADTDTDALGRSLTDMLPELFWFRKQCALEEVEIPFFLDAGGGIDGAGECNLFDALLLGTRRLGNAPSLYRHPRMMEAVKDKRILVESCLVPGKDDISNHPLLALIAQGVPCALSLGDAKEHAGESAGLGMTHQFWTALHACESLGLAGIGSLAENSVRWAAFEDQPPESWIRDIRAASVGSGLKAKRLKEWAVEWERFCLWIVTKYGDDYGEGGDGDGDGGVTASAN, from the exons ATGGCTCCCCTCACAGACGAAGACTACCACTCCATCCTCACAACCGaactcccctcctcctccgaccccatcctccaaaaATATCTCTCCAGCCGCACCGCCCTCATAAACGAAGAGTACAAACAGCGAAGCG TAACTGAAAGACAAAACAAGGCAGACTCCTCCTTTCGACAagccctctcccccatcgcCAAGGCAGCATGCCGCATCGTCGACAGGATACGAGATGAAGAGCACCACCATGTCACAACCACTCCTCTCACCCCCGACGCTATGATCAAACCCAAATCATGGCAAATCATTCAGCGGCTACCAAAAGGCGGTCTCCTCCGCGCCCAGATGGACGCCCTCGCTTTGGCTAATGTCGaccacctcatcaccctGGCGCTCGAGACACCAGGGATGTGTCTGTCATCCTCGAATGGAAATCTCGCTACGGCAGAGGCAAGGGGTGATACCACGAGAAGAGTCGAAATCCGGTTCCGAAAGAACGACCAGAAAAGCGAGCAGTCGATATGGAGTTCTGACTACGAGAGCGGAACCTTTGTGCCCCTGACCAATGCGGCGGATGACTACCCCGAAGGAGGCAGGTCAGGCTTCAGCAAATGGCTCAAGGCAAGATGCGGTATAGTATCGAGGAGTGATGACAGCATCACTACTACGACGCCACAAACCGAAAAAACCGAAAGCTTCTCATCGGCCGAGGGCCGGGCAGATTCACGCCTACTCAGGGGCATGCTCTACTACGAGCCAATATTCCGAAAGTTCCTGCGTCATCTCTTGGTTCAACTAATGGAGGACGGTCTATCGTGGTCAGAACTACG GCTTACTTTCCCCCTTGATTACTACCGCACAGGTTTAGAGTCGCCAGAACCCGACTCTGACCAGTTGTTCGTCGTCATCGGACAAGAAGCGGCCAGCTATTGCCGCCAAGCCACAACCACTCCCGACGACCCGGGTCAGCGACCGCCCTTCTGGGGATTCCGGATCATCTGGTCAACCACCCGCAACCAGAATCAACGGTCGATCATTGAGGATGCGGATAGTTGCATCGCGGCCAAAATGATCTGGTCTGACCTGGTGGCCGGCTACGACCTCgccgacaccgacaccgacGCTCTCGGAAGATCGCTCACGGACATGCTACCAGAACTCTTCTGGTTCCGAAAGCAGTGCGCACTGGAAGAAGTCGAAATCCCCTTTTTCTTGGACGCAGGGGGTGGCATTGATGGAGCCGGCGAATGCAACCTCTTCGACGCTCTTTTGCTCGGAACACGGAGGCTCGGAAATGCTCCGTCGCTCTACAGACACCCGCGCATGATGGAGGCTGTTAAGGACAAGAGGATCCTGGTAGAGAGTTGTCTGGTACCGGGCAAAGACGACATTTCGAACCACCCGCTCCTGGCCCTCATCGCTCAGGGTGTCCCGTGTGCCTTGTCACTTGGTGATGCGAAGGAACATGCGGGAGAAAGTGCCGGCTTGGGAATGACACACCAGTTTTGGACAGCACTGCATGCGTGCGAGTCATTAGGCCTGGCTGGAATCGGGTCTCTGGCGGAGAACAGTGTTCGGTGGGCTGCCTTTGAGGACCAGCCTCCTGAGTCATG GATACGGGATATTCGTGCAGCAAGCGTGGGGTCTGGGCTGAAAGCCAAACGCCTAAAGGAATGGGCGGTCGAGTGGGAGCGCTTCTGTCTTTGGATTGTTACTAAGTACGGCGATGATTacggcgagggtggagatggcgacggcgatggtggtgtcaCTGCTTCGGCTAACTAA